The DNA window CCAAGGCGCTGGCTGCTATCGACAACAGCTCCGCGCGCGTGATCAATCTGAGCCTGGGCGGCCCGGCCGATCCGCTGCTGAGCAAGATGTTGCTGCGGCTGGTGCAACAGGGCCGCATCGTGGTGGCGGCGCTGCCGCCGAACGAGCGGTTGGATGGGTTTCCCAACGATGTGCCCGGCGTGCTGATAGTGCGTAGCAGCAGCGCCACTGCCGCCATGCCCGGCGTGCTGAGCGCGCCCGGCAAGGACATATTGACCACGCAGCCGAACGGCCGCTACGACTTTACCTCCGGCTCGTCGATGGCGACCGCGCATGTTAGCGGTATGGCAGCGCTGCTGTTGTCGCTGTCGCCATCGATGGATGCCACTGCGTTGCGCCAGCTGATGCAGCGCACCAGTAAGGTCTCCAACGGCCAGCTGCAGGTCAACGCCGGCGCAGCGGTCGAAGTGCTGGCGCCTCCCGCCAAACATTCCAACTGACGGCATCGGCATGGCCAAGCAGTTCCCCTTGTGGCTGCATAAACTCGGCTCGCCGCCCATCTTTTATCGCTTCGCCGGCATCCGCCCGTGGGCGTTGGGTCTGGCGTTGCTGCTTGGCGTGGTCGCCGCGTATGGCGGGCTGGTGGTGGCGCCGCCGGATTATCAGCAGCACGGCGCATACCGCATCATCTTCATCCACGTGCCCAGCGCCTGCATGAGTCTTTTCATCTACGTAGCAATGGGCGTGTCGGCGTTTATCGCATTGGTATGGCGAATCAAGCCGGTCGAAGTAGTGACCATGGCCTCGGCGTCGATCGGCGCGGCTCACCTCCGAGTTGCTGGTGTTGTTTCTGTCTCTGGACGTGCTCGGTCTTTACCACGCGGTGGAAGATCGCCTTTTCACCGTCATCGACAAGCACGCAGCAACGCAGGCGAGTACATCGGCATTCTTCCGGATCTGCGGATCTGTTTCGCGACAACCAATCGGTGATCGCCAATGGACACATGCAAGGAGGGCGCGTTGTCGCCGACGAGTTGTCGCCCACGAAATGATGGCCAAGCACGACGAAACCTACATGCAGAGAGAATTCAAAGAGCCGATGGCCGAAGGCCATGTCGACAAGCTGATTCCTGCCGCCGCTGTACTGCTGACTGCGCCGCGTTGATGCGATGCCGTTTGCGTTCAATCACCTCGATGGTCTCTTTTCGTGGCACCGTGCCAATGGCCCATGACGCCTGAATTCGGCCATATCGCACTAATCCTGGCATTACTGCTGTCGCTTGCTCAAGGCGTGTTGCCGCTGATCGGTGTCTGGCGCGGCAACACCGCGTTGATAGGTATCGCGCGGCCTGCGGCGGTGGGTCAAGCGGTGTTTGTGTGGATGGCGTTCGGCCTGCCCGCGTGGTTGCTGCTCTGGCTGGATTTTTCGGTGCGTTCTGTTGCCGACAACGCCAACATCGCCCTGCCCTGGTATTACCGGTTTGCCGCGGTGTGGGGCGCGCACGAAGGCTCGTTGCTGCTGTGGATCGCCATACTCGCCACCTGGACGCTGTTGCTGGCGGCCTTCAGCCGGCATCTGCCCCAGCACCTTGCCGCTCGTGTCCTGACGGTGTTGGAGCTGGTTTCGGTAGGCTTTCTGGCTTTAATCCTGCGGACCTCCAACCCATTCGGGCGGCTGTCGCCGATTCCCTTAGATGGCAACGAACTCAATCCGGTGCTGCAGGATCCGGGCATGACCTTCCACCCCCCGGTGCTGTATATCGGCTACGTTGGTTTCTCGGTGGCATTCGCGTTTACGGTGGCGGCGTTGCTGGGCGGCGAACTGGAACAGGCCTGGGTGCGCTGGGCAAGGCCATGGACCAACCTGGCCTGGGCCTGCCTTACCGCCGGCATCGTCGCCGACAGTTGGTGGGCCTATGCTGAACTGGGCTGGGGCGGCTGGGGGTTCTGTCACCCTGTGGAAAACGCCAGCTTCATGCCGTGGCTGGTCGGCACCGCCCTGATCCACACCCAGGCCGTCACCGAAAGCATTGAGCGGATCCAGACCGAATCGGCGATCGATCCCAGCGTCACGCGCGATTTGTATGTGGCACTCGGCGAACCGCTGGACGATCAGCACATCGAATACGAGTGGACGCTGCGGTTGTATTACAAACCCTTCATTCGCTGGATCTGGGCCGGTGGTCTTTTGACGATGATGGCTGGCGTTGTCAGCGCCGGCGCACGCCGTTTCCGTGCGCCGGTTACTGCGGACAAGGCAGCCACCTCGTCGGCACACGACGCGTTTGTCATCGCACAGGAATCGCACCCGTGAATCGCATGCTGCCCTTGCTGGGGCTTTTTGTTGCCGGCGGCACTGTTCGGCTTTGGCACCTACTGGACGATGCAGCACACCCTGCGCGATGTGCCCTCGCCGTTGATCGGCGAACCGGCACCGGCGTTCTCGTTGCCGCGGCTGGATCAGCCCGAGCTACGCATCAGCCGCGAGCAACTGCTGGGCAAGCCCTGCTTGATCAATGTGTTCGGCAGCTGGTGCGCCGAATGCGTGCACGAACATCCTGTACTGATGGCGCAGGCCAGCCGGCTCGGCGTGCCGGAAAGTTTCCTGATCGACGCGCAAGGCCCGATCCGCTACAAGCACATCGGCGTGCTCACGCCCGATGTTATCGACGACGAGTTGCTGCCCGCCATCGCCGCGCGACCCAAGGGCGCACCGTGATGCCGTGGCGGCGTCAACTGCGCTTGATCGTGCTGTTGCTGCAAGGCGTGATGCTCGCGCCACCACTGGCTGCGCAGGCGGTGGCCCCGTTACCGTTCAAGAACCGCAGCGATGCAGCACGCTATCAACGGTTGACAGCGCAGCCCCGTTGCCTGGTGTGTCAGAACGAGAACCTGGCCGACTCCAATGCCGAGCTGGCGCGCGATCTGCGCCATCAGGTATTTGCCCAACTCCAGGCCGGCAAGAGCGACACGCAGATCAAGCAGTACATGGTCGATCGCTATTCGGACTTCGTGTTGTACGACCTGCCGGTCAAGCGCGGCACCTGGCTGCTGTGGTTCGTGCCGTTGTTGGTGCTGGGTGCGGGTGCGGGCGTGGTGATCCATACAGTGCGCAAACGTGCGTGCGCCGGCACGCCAGTGGCGCCCCAAGCAGAGGAACAGTGGTGATGACAGTTTTCTATTTCGCAAGCGCGACAATGGTGGTGATTGCGCTGCTGTTGTGGCTGATGCCGCTGGTGCGCCAACCCACGCGCAATGGCGATGCACGCTACACATTGCCGATTCTATTGGTGCTCGGCTTGCCGATCGCCACGGCCGGTCTGTATCGGCTGGTCGGTGCGCCGGATGCGATCGCACGGCGTGTGTACGCGGCGGCGCAGTCCACTGCGCAAACCGTAGCCACACCCTCTTCCACTGCCGGTGGTGAGCAAACGCAGGCCACCCACGCTCCCGATGATGCGCAGGAGCAGGCGTTGGAATCATGGATGCAGCAGGCCAAAGCGCACGAGCAGGAAAATCGCCCCGCCGACGCACGCCAGGCCTACGCGCAAGCGCTCAAGATTGCACCCGACATCAGTGCCGCCATCGTCGGCTGGGTGGCGGCAGACATGGCAACGCGCAGCGACTTCGCTATCGATGCCGCCTCACGCACACGTCTGCAACAGGTGGTCGCACGCGAACCGGGCAATCAACGCGGTCTGTGGCTGCTCGGCATCAGCGACTTCCAGCAGCACGATTACAGCGCCGCCACCGAACATTGGCGCCACCTGCATGGCTTGCTGGACGCCGGCTCGCCGATGCAGAAAGCCGTAGCCGACAAGATCGCCGTGGCGGAATCGATGGCCAGTGCGCGTCAGTCAAAGTGTGCCTCGCACTGAGCGCAATGGCGGGATGGGTTTGAGTAAAAGTGTTAATTCGTCTCTTCTGTAAAACCCCCAACATCCAATCGCCGCAACGCTTTGATGGTTTCAGGTGCGTAGCAGAACTAGCAGTTTTCGTGACGTTGAGCACTGGTTTCTGGCCATTTGCGCCGACAGAAAAACTATTACCCCCCCCGATGGGACGTTTATCCAAAATCGGCGCGGCGCCGTGCTTTGAAATGTAGATTTTATTTAGAGCGGCTAACAAAACGTAGCGAGCAATCGTCAGGTGGGTGCGGACGGCACGGAGGAACCGGAGTGTACGCGTGGTACATGCCGATTCCGAGCACCGGCCGCGCCCGCCTGACGGTGAGCGCAGTCGTTTTGTTAACCGCTCTTAGTCCTGGTGAAAAATCCTCTTCAAAGCCTTCCCTACTATCGGTGACAGCTGCGAGGCGCTTGAGGCTTGCCATCCCATCGTCTGCATCCCAGCATGCAGAAACCTGATCCAACGCAGCAACCGGCGCAGGGTGTAGCCGGCAGCATAGCCGAGCACGTGCGGTCGTTAGTCAGAGCCAGCGCTAGACATAAAAAGCCCCGTAGAGTGAACGCGACAGAGCGATGCCGCACGCCTCGCGAGGCGTTTATCAATCGCGCAAGTGTGCTGCTATTCCATCTGCACGCGGGTCTGACCTACGACGAAGGCCCCAACATCTCATGCAGCTTTCCGCTGAACTCGCCCAGCGTGAATGGCTTGATGATCATGCTCATGCCTTCGGCAAGAAATTCACCGCGGGCGCGCGCAGTCTCAGCGTAGCCAGTCATGAAGATCACCGGTAGATCGCGACGTGATTCCCTCGCGATCTCTGCCAACTGGCGTCCATTGAGCCCAGGCAGCCCGACATCGGTGACCAGCAAATCGATCCGTCGCGGCGAGGCCAGAATCGGCAGTGCCGCGACGGCATCGGCGACCACGTCAGTCTGGTAGCCCAGCTCGTTGAGCAGCTCGGTCACCAACAGCCGCACTTGTTCGTCGTCTTCCACCACCAGCACCTGCTGGCCCTGGCCCTGCCCGGCCACCACCGCACCGGCTTGCGGCTGAGGCAACGCACTGTGCGGGCTCACGCCGGCCGGCAGGTACAGGCTGACCGTGGTGCCCACGCCGATCTGCGACTCTACCCACACCTGTCCATTGGACTGCTGCATGAAGCCGTAGATCATCGACATGCCCAGGCCGGTGCCCTGCCCGATGGGTTTGGTCGTGTAAAACGGCTCGAACACGCGTTCGAGCACATCAACCGGCATGCCGGTACCGGTGTCGGTCACCGACACCACTGCGTAATTACCCGGCGGCAGGGTAACGCCGCGACCGAGTTCGAGTGGCTGATCTTCTACTTGCAGATGCCGCGTTGCGATGCGCAACTGCCCACCATCGGGCATTGCATCGCGCGCGTTGATGGCCAGATTGAGCAATGCGCTTTCCAGCTGATTTTCATCGACGTAGGCCTGCGGCAGATCTGCCTGCAGATCGGTTTCCAGACGCACCGACTCGCCTAAGGTGCGCGCCAGCAATTCCTGCAGCGACCCCACCAGATCGTTCAAATGCAGATGCCGCGCTTCCAGCGATTGCCGGCGCGAAAACGCGAGCAGGCGCTGGGTCAATGCAGCTGCGCGCAAGGCCGATGCCGAGGCCACATCCAGGAAGCGCCCCAGCCCCTCGGTGCGGCCCTGATCGATGCGCAGCCGCGCCAGATCCAACGCCGACAAAATTCCGGTCAACATATTGTTGAAATCGTGTGCGATACCGCCAGTCAGCTGGCCCACCGCTTCCATCTTCTGCGCCTGGCGCAGTGCAGCCTCGCTGGATTCGCGCGCCAGCATCTGCTGCTGCAACTCGGCAGTACGCTCGGCAACCTTGACCTCGAGCAGGTTGGCCTGCTGCTGGATCGATTCCATCGCCAACGCGCGTGCCGTCACATCGGTCGCAAACACATGAAAGCCATCGACCTTGCCATCCGCATCGAAGCGCGGCATGTAGCGAATCTCCGCATCGCGGCGACGCCCGTCGGCGTGCGGCCAGCTCGCTTCCACGGTCAATGCCTGCCCCGCCAGTGCGGCGTCGACCCAGGCACGGCGCTCGGCAACCACGTCCGGGCCGACCACCTCCAATAATGACCGCCCGATCACATCCGAAGGCGGGATGCCGATCCAATCCTCGTACGAACGATTGGCAAAGCGATACACCAGATTCTTGTCGATGAAGACGATCAGCACCGGCAACGCATCGGTAACGCGACGCAGCTCGGCCTCGCTCAGTGCCAGTGCGGCCTGGCTTTCGGCGAGCTGCGCCATCTGGTCGCGAATCACGAACTGCTTCTGCCGCGAGCGCAATGCGGTGGAGATCGCACTCAGCAACGAGGCCGAACTCAGCGGCCGCTCCAGCTCGATGACGTTGGTCATCTCGGCCGGCAGGCTGGCTTGCCGCCCGCTACGCGTGCCGAGCGGCGCACGCAACAACACGAACGGAATATCCGACCACGCGGCCTGGCCCTGCAAGATATGCGAGAGCTGGTGCAGATCGCCGCCGACCACTTCTTCGGTCAACACCACCACACCCGAGGTTTCGAGCAGATCGTCCGCCAATGCAGCAAGCGCGGCATAGACCCTGCGCGTCAGTCCACGCTGGCCGACAATGTCGGCAATGGTTTCCGCATCGCGGCCGAATGGCGCGATGATATGGACGATCGAGCCGTCCGGATCACAGCTGGTCAAGTCGACGATCCAGCAACGGCGCATCGTCTCCAATGAACTGTGGAGTACCGGTCAGCACACCGTGGAATTTTTCCAGCGGCTCGCTCAGGTGGATACCACTGTCGCCGATACGCAACTCTCGGATCGAATCCTCATGCGCACCGCTGCGGTTCTTGATCACCGACAAGGCCTTGCGAATGCGTCCCTTCGCTTCGAAGAAGCGGAACAGGATGACGGTGTCGGCCAGATAGGAGATGTTGAGGTTGCCGGTCGACATGGTGCCGACCAGACCGTGCTGCGGGCTGATCAAGAACGTGGTGACGCCAATCTGATTGAGATAAGACAGCAACTCGTGCATCTGCAGCATCAGCTGCTTTTCCTGCGGCATCGACGACAGGTAGCCGTTGAGACTGTCGATTACCAGCATACGGCAGTTGCGCTCTTCCACGCTGGCACGCACTGCCCAGGCGAACTCGCCTGGGGTCAGCTCGGCCGGGTCCATCTGATGCAGTTCCAGCAAGCCCGAATCCAGGTGCTTGCGCAGATCCATGCCCAGGCTTTCGGCGCGCGTCAGCAACGTTCCAGTTCGCTCGTCGAATTCCAGGATGCAGCAGTGCTCGCCACGCTCGCAGGCCGCAGTGACGTACTGCAGCGCGATATTGGTCTTGCCCGAACCGGACGGCCCGGTCAGCAGCGTGCTGGTGCCGCGCAATGGGCCGCCGTACAACAGCGCATCGATGCCTTCCACGCCGCTGGACACCTTGTCGGCGATAAACCGCACGTGGTGGTCGGACGCGATCAGGCGCGGATAGATCCGCATGCCGCCGGTGGTGATGGTCAGATCGTGATAGCCGGCGATAAAATCCACGCCGCGTAGTTTCTGCACCTGCATGCGCCGACGTGCCGCACCGAATTCCAGCGTCATGCGCTCCAGCGAGATCACGCCGTGACAGAGGCTGTGCAGATGCGCATCGCGCTCGCCGTTTTCGCCAGTCAGATCGTCCACCAAGAACACGGTGATATTGCGCGGCGCGAAGAACTGCTTGAGCGCCAACATCTGGCGGCGGTAACGCAATGGATCCTGCGCCAGCAGAAGCAGTTCGGAAAGCGAATCGAATACCACGCGCGTCGGCTTGACACGATCGACTTCGGACTGGATGAGCTTGATGGTGCCATCGAGCTCCACTTCCCACGGATGCAGGATGGACTGCTGACGTCCGTCGCTCAGGAACGCCTCGGCCGAGGCCAGCTCGAAAATATGCAGGCCGTCCAGCGCCCAGTTATGCGAGGCAGCAACCTCGTTGAGCTCGTCGATGGTTTCCGACAAGGTCACGTACAGGCAGCTCTCCCCCTTGGCCGCACCGTCAAGCAAGAACTTCAGCGCCACCGTTGTCTTGCCCGAACCAGGCTGGCCTTCAAGCAAATACAGTCGATTGGGCGGGAGACCCCCGCGGAGAATTCTATCCAGCCCTTCGCTGCCCGTGGTAATGCGCTTTGCGCTCGTCGGCTTCAAATTTCCCATAACCCCCAACTTATCACGCGCATGTGAAAGACCGGTGCGCACGACTGAATCGCCGCGACCTTGGCCGACAACGCGCGACGGCTTTACTCTGCCCTGCCCAGCGTGTTCATGACCGGCGACGCAGGCTCCATCGCCAAGCGTGCTGATTTTCTAGACACCGGCATGCGCTTGCCGACCAAGCCCTTTTCATTGCGCGACTTGCCGGGCATCGTGCAAACCACGCTGTAACCGGAGGCAACCCACACACATCCAAAGCGACGTTTGCACGCACTGCGGCTGCCACTCCAGCAACTGCACGACACGCCGCTCCAGGTCGACCGCCAGAGACGGGTTGAGGCCCACCCGCACCTGAATCCGGCAGGCGCTGGGGTTTCAGCTCAAATGATTGGGGTCGCTAACGACTGCATCGAGACACCATCGAAGCAGCGGCGGTTGGGCTGATTCCAGGGGTATCCCGAGCATTTTCGTCTTCCTGCTGTTGCCGGGACCATCCACGCCTCTGTTAGTCGGATCACCGATCGAACCCTTATGCATTTGTTTTCGAATCTGCGCATTGGTCAGCGCCTGGCTCTGGGCTTCCTCGCGATCATCGTGCTGATGGTGATCCTCACCGTGGTCGGCATCCAACGCGTCCGCAGCATCGACCAACAGCTCACCGCCATCAACGAGGTCAACAGCGTCAAACAACGCTATGCGATCAACTTCCGTGGCAGTGTCCACGACCGCGCGATCGCCTTGCGTGACGTCGTACTGATGGACGATCCGGCACGAGCAATCGATCGACAAGCTCGCAGCAGACTATGCGCGCTCTGCGCAGCCGCTCGATGACATGATCGCTGCCTCTTCGGATGCGAAAGAAAAGGCCATCCTCGAGCAGATCAAGGCCGTCGAGCAGCGCACCATGCCGTTGATTGTTCAGGTGCGCAGGTTCCGCAATGCCGCCGATAAACCGCAGGCAGAACAACGCTTGCTGCGCGACGCGCGCCCAGCCTTCATCGCTTGGCTGGCCAGTATCGATGCCTTCATCGATCTACAGGAAGCCAAGAACCGCGAGGCCGCCAAAGAAGCCGTGGCTACCGCGCGCGGCTTTGCGATATTGATGGTGATCTCCACCATCATCGCCTTGTTGCTGGGTGCGGCGATCGCGTTTTTGCTGACACGCAGCGTGGTGCTGCCGTTGCGCCTGTCGCTACGGTTGGCAGAGCGTATCAACGAAGGCGATCTGCGTAGTCAGGACACTCCGACCTGCGACGACGAATCTGGTCAACTGCTGCGTGCCATGCAGCAGATGCAGCGTCGCCTGCAGGATGTGATCTCCGCACAGCGCGCCATGGCCGCCCGCCACGACGCCGGTGAGATCAGCTATAGCACCGACGCGCAGCGCTTTCCCGGTGAATATGGTGACATGGTGCAAGACACCAACGCCTTGGTGCACGCGCACGTGCAGACCCAGTTGCGCATGACCGAGGTCATGGGCAACTACGCCATCGGCAACTTCGCACCTGAGATTGAACAGTATCCCGGTGAAAAAACCGCTATCACCGCCACTATGCAGCAAGTCAGACAGAACCTGTACGCCATCAACGCACAGATCCAGCAACTTACCCAGGCTGCGTGCGCCGGCAACTTCGCGCTACGTGGCCAACCGGAAAAGTTCGAGCACGACTTCCGCCTGATGGTCGAAAACCTCAATACCATGATGGCCATTTCAGACACTAATCTGGCCAAGTTCTCCGGCCTGCTACGCTCCATCGCCGAGGGCGATCTGACCGTGCGCATGTCCGGCAACTTCCATGGCGTGTTCGCCTCGATGCGCGACGATGCCGACAGCACCGTGCACCGCCTTACCGACATCGTCACGCGCATTCAGACCACCTCCAACAGCATTAGTTTTGCCGCCGAAGACATCGCTAGCGCCAATCAGGAGCTGGCGCGCCGCAGCGATCGACAAGCCGCTAATCCGGAAGAAACCGCCGCCTCGATGGAAGAGCTGACCTCAACGGTCAAGCAGAATGCCGAACACGAGGGCCGCGCCAATCAGCTCGCGCTCGGCGCCGCCGCGATCGCCTCGGAAGGACGCGAGGTGGTCGGCCAGGTCATCGAACAGATGTCCGGCATCGCAGCTTCGTCCAAGCGCATCGCCGACATCATCTCGGTCATCGACGGCATCGCGTTCCAGACCAACATCCTCGCCCTCAACGCCGCAGTCGAAGCTGCACGCGCCGGCGAACAAGGCCGCGGGTTCGCCGTTGTCGCATCGGAAGTGCGTACCCTCTCGCACCGCTCCTCTGACGCGGCAAAACAAATCAAACGGCTGATCGACGACTCCGTGCAACGCGTCGCCGATGGCGCCACGCTGGTACGCAAGGCCGGCACCACCATGGGCGAGGTCGTCACCAGCGTCCAGCACGTCACCGACATCATTGGCCACATTTCCGCCGCCTCGCAGGAACAAGCCGGCGGCATCGAATTGGTGGTCAGCGGTGCGGAGCGGGTGATGCGTGGCGCCGACGTGGCTGGCGCCAAGGCAAACGTGCGGCGCACACGCCGTGCCGCTGACTTTCAACCCCGCTCGGGAAGCGGCCTGTGGCACGCCGACACTGCGTCGCGTGCTAGCGCGCGCTATATCCACGGCTTCTACATTCCAACCCGCCTCTACTCCGCACCGGGATACCGCCGACCCGCAAGGAGCGTTTGCCTGCTGATAGGCAGAGGTATCTGCCGGGTTCCAGCTGCTCAACCTTCCTGTGCGACCAGCTCGGCCAGCTGCACCGCATTGAGCGCCGCGCCCTTGCGGATGTTGTCCGAGACGATCCACAGATTCAGACCGCGCGGATGCGACAAGTCTTCGCGAATGCGACCGACGAACACCGCGTCCTTGCCGGAGGCGTGCGTGACCGGGGTCGGGTAGCCGCCGGGCTTGCGCTCGTCTACCACTTCCACGCCTGGCGAGACTGCCAGCAACGCGCGCGCTTCTTCGACGGTGATCTTGTCGCGGGTCTCGATCGCCACCGCTTCGGAGTGCCCGTAGAACACCGGCACGCGCACTGCCGTGGGATTCACCTGGATCGACTCATCTCCCAGAATCTTGCGGGTCTCCCAGACCAGCTTCATCTCTTCCTTGGTATAGCCGTTGTCCTGGAAATCGTCGATATGCGGGATCAGGTTGAAGGCGATCTGTACCGGGAAACGCTGCGGATCGATCTGCTGGAAGCTCAGCAATTCGCTGGTCTGCTTGCCCAACTCTTCCATCGCCGAACGCCCACCGCCAGACACCGACTGGTAGGTCGCCACATTGATGCGCTCGATACCATACTTGCGATGGATCGGGCCGAGTGCGACCAGCATCTGCATGGTCGAGCAATTGGGGTTGGCGACGATGCCGCGCGGGCGCTGCCTGAGCGCTTCGGGATTGACTTCCGACACCACCAGCGGCACGTCGTCGTCGTAACGGAATGCCGAGGAATTATCGATCACCACCGCACCGGCAGCGGCGAACTTGGGGCCGTATTCCTTGGACACGCTGCCGCCTGCGGAGAACAGTGCGATGTCCACGCCGGTGGGATCGAAGTCGGCCAGATCCAGCACATCGACCTTGCCGCCATTGAACTCCACCTGCCCGCCGGCCGAACGCGACGAGGCCAGCGCGTAGAGGGTGGCGACCGGGAAGTTGCGCTCGGCCAGGATGCTCAGCATGGTCTGGCCGACAGCGCCGGTGGCGCCCACGACCGCGACGTTGAAACGACGGTTTTCGTTGCTCATGAGGATGTCTTTATCGAAAGTAGTGAAAAGGGGAACGCGCTGCAGACTGGGTTCGGGGAACCTCCAAAGCTGGCCGCGGAGGTTCCCTATCGTTTGGTCGAAATGGTTTTGGTGGCGCCGGTTTTGATCGCGCTAGCTTTGATCGCGTCATTCTCGCTCGGGCCCAAACTCGCGCCGCGCTGTTTGGCAGCGGCAACCGCATCGGCATTGAGCGCGCTCGGCGGATGGCCGGCATCGGGGCCTGCGCCCAGCGCGGCGATCAGATTATCCACTGCCAGCTGCACCATCGCGCGGCGCGTGGCCAGGCTGGCACTGCCGATGTGCGGCGTCAGCACCACGTTATGCAAGGCCAGCAGTTCGGGACGTACCGCAGGCTCGCCTTCGTAGACATCCAGGCCGGCACCGGCCAGGCGCCCGTCGGCCAGCGCATCGGCCAGCGCGAGTTCATCGACAAGGCCGCCGCGCGCGATGTTCACCAGTGTGGCGGTGGCGCGCATCTTGCCCAGCGCTGCGGCATCGATGATGTGGTGCGACTGCTTGGTGTAGGGCAATACCAGCACCAGATGATCGGACTGCGCCAGCAGTGTGTCGACATCCACGTACTGGGCGCCGAGCGCCTGTTCGGTGTGGGCCGGCAACTGACTGCGGTTGTGATACAGCACGCGCATGCCGAAGCCGTGCGCGCCGCGGCGTGCGATGCCCTGCCCGATCCGGCCCATGCCCAGGATGCCGAGCGTGCTGCCGTGGATATCGGCACCGAGCATGGTCTTGAACGACCACTGCCCCCACTGCCCATCGCGCAACCAGCGCTCGGATTCGGTGATGCGGCGCGCAGTGGCCATCAGCAATGCAAAGCCGAGATCGGCGGTGGTTTCGGTCAGCACATCCGGCGTATTGCTGGCCAGGATGCCGGCCGCGCCCAGCGCGTCGAGATCCAGATTGTTGTAGCCAACGCCGACGTTGGCGATGGCGCGCAACTGCGGTGCAGACGCGATTTCTGCAGCACCAATACGCTCGTTGAGAGTAATCAACGCACCATCCAGCGATGCCAGCTGCGCAGCCAGCTCGGCCGGCGAATACGCGGTGGCGCGTTCGGTGGTGGTCAGCTCGAAATGTTCGCCC is part of the Xanthomonas fragariae genome and encodes:
- a CDS encoding ATPase domain-containing protein gives rise to the protein MGNLKPTSAKRITTGSEGLDRILRGGLPPNRLYLLEGQPGSGKTTVALKFLLDGAAKGESCLYVTLSETIDELNEVAASHNWALDGLHIFELASAEAFLSDGRQQSILHPWEVELDGTIKLIQSEVDRVKPTRVVFDSLSELLLLAQDPLRYRRQMLALKQFFAPRNITVFLVDDLTGENGERDAHLHSLCHGVISLERMTLEFGAARRRMQVQKLRGVDFIAGYHDLTITTGGMRIYPRLIASDHHVRFIADKVSSGVEGIDALLYGGPLRGTSTLLTGPSGSGKTNIALQYVTAACERGEHCCILEFDERTGTLLTRAESLGMDLRKHLDSGLLELHQMDPAELTPGEFAWAVRASVEERNCRMLVIDSLNGYLSSMPQEKQLMLQMHELLSYLNQIGVTTFLISPQHGLVGTMSTGNLNISYLADTVILFRFFEAKGRIRKALSVIKNRSGAHEDSIRELRIGDSGIHLSEPLEKFHGVLTGTPQFIGDDAPLLDRRLDQL
- a CDS encoding tetratricopeptide repeat protein; translation: MTVFYFASATMVVIALLLWLMPLVRQPTRNGDARYTLPILLVLGLPIATAGLYRLVGAPDAIARRVYAAAQSTAQTVATPSSTAGGEQTQATHAPDDAQEQALESWMQQAKAHEQENRPADARQAYAQALKIAPDISAAIVGWVAADMATRSDFAIDAASRTRLQQVVAREPGNQRGLWLLGISDFQQHDYSAATEHWRHLHGLLDAGSPMQKAVADKIAVAESMASARQSKCASH
- a CDS encoding cytochrome c-type biogenesis protein; the encoded protein is MPWRRQLRLIVLLLQGVMLAPPLAAQAVAPLPFKNRSDAARYQRLTAQPRCLVCQNENLADSNAELARDLRHQVFAQLQAGKSDTQIKQYMVDRYSDFVLYDLPVKRGTWLLWFVPLLVLGAGAGVVIHTVRKRACAGTPVAPQAEEQW
- a CDS encoding aspartate-semialdehyde dehydrogenase, which produces MSNENRRFNVAVVGATGAVGQTMLSILAERNFPVATLYALASSRSAGGQVEFNGGKVDVLDLADFDPTGVDIALFSAGGSVSKEYGPKFAAAGAVVIDNSSAFRYDDDVPLVVSEVNPEALRQRPRGIVANPNCSTMQMLVALGPIHRKYGIERINVATYQSVSGGGRSAMEELGKQTSELLSFQQIDPQRFPVQIAFNLIPHIDDFQDNGYTKEEMKLVWETRKILGDESIQVNPTAVRVPVFYGHSEAVAIETRDKITVEEARALLAVSPGVEVVDERKPGGYPTPVTHASGKDAVFVGRIREDLSHPRGLNLWIVSDNIRKGAALNAVQLAELVAQEG
- the ccsA gene encoding cytochrome c biogenesis protein CcsA: MTPEFGHIALILALLLSLAQGVLPLIGVWRGNTALIGIARPAAVGQAVFVWMAFGLPAWLLLWLDFSVRSVADNANIALPWYYRFAAVWGAHEGSLLLWIAILATWTLLLAAFSRHLPQHLAARVLTVLELVSVGFLALILRTSNPFGRLSPIPLDGNELNPVLQDPGMTFHPPVLYIGYVGFSVAFAFTVAALLGGELEQAWVRWARPWTNLAWACLTAGIVADSWWAYAELGWGGWGFCHPVENASFMPWLVGTALIHTQAVTESIERIQTESAIDPSVTRDLYVALGEPLDDQHIEYEWTLRLYYKPFIRWIWAGGLLTMMAGVVSAGARRFRAPVTADKAATSSAHDAFVIAQESHP
- a CDS encoding PAS domain-containing sensor histidine kinase, whose translation is MTSCDPDGSIVHIIAPFGRDAETIADIVGQRGLTRRVYAALAALADDLLETSGVVVLTEEVVGGDLHQLSHILQGQAAWSDIPFVLLRAPLGTRSGRQASLPAEMTNVIELERPLSSASLLSAISTALRSRQKQFVIRDQMAQLAESQAALALSEAELRRVTDALPVLIVFIDKNLVYRFANRSYEDWIGIPPSDVIGRSLLEVVGPDVVAERRAWVDAALAGQALTVEASWPHADGRRRDAEIRYMPRFDADGKVDGFHVFATDVTARALAMESIQQQANLLEVKVAERTAELQQQMLARESSEAALRQAQKMEAVGQLTGGIAHDFNNMLTGILSALDLARLRIDQGRTEGLGRFLDVASASALRAAALTQRLLAFSRRQSLEARHLHLNDLVGSLQELLARTLGESVRLETDLQADLPQAYVDENQLESALLNLAINARDAMPDGGQLRIATRHLQVEDQPLELGRGVTLPPGNYAVVSVTDTGTGMPVDVLERVFEPFYTTKPIGQGTGLGMSMIYGFMQQSNGQVWVESQIGVGTTVSLYLPAGVSPHSALPQPQAGAVVAGQGQGQQVLVVEDDEQVRLLVTELLNELGYQTDVVADAVAALPILASPRRIDLLVTDVGLPGLNGRQLAEIARESRRDLPVIFMTGYAETARARGEFLAEGMSMIIKPFTLGEFSGKLHEMLGPSS
- a CDS encoding 2-hydroxyacid dehydrogenase, with protein sequence MSESRRAKVWVSQPLFDDVVAQLGEHFELTTTERATAYSPAELAAQLASLDGALITLNERIGAAEIASAPQLRAIANVGVGYNNLDLDALGAAGILASNTPDVLTETTADLGFALLMATARRITESERWLRDGQWGQWSFKTMLGADIHGSTLGILGMGRIGQGIARRGAHGFGMRVLYHNRSQLPAHTEQALGAQYVDVDTLLAQSDHLVLVLPYTKQSHHIIDAAALGKMRATATLVNIARGGLVDELALADALADGRLAGAGLDVYEGEPAVRPELLALHNVVLTPHIGSASLATRRAMVQLAVDNLIAALGAGPDAGHPPSALNADAVAAAKQRGASLGPSENDAIKASAIKTGATKTISTKR